From the genome of Corallococcus macrosporus DSM 14697:
AGTCCTTCGAGTCGCTCGCGAGCGAGCCCGGCATGCTGGACGAGGTGGCCAACCTGCGCCGGTCCGCGGAGGGGCAGCGCATCCTGCTGGGCATCGACCGGCTGGACTACACCAAGGGGATCCCGCGGCGGCTCCTGGCGGTGCAGCGCGTGCTGGAGCGCACGCCGGCGTGGCGTGGGCGCCTGCGCTTCATCCAGGTGGCGGTGCCCAGCCGCACCTCGGTGGAGGCCTACGCCAACTACCGCGAGCTGGTGGACGAGCTGGTGGGCCGCATCAACGGCACGTACGGCACGGTGCACAACGTGCCCGTGCACTACCTCTACCGCTCCTTCAACGAGCGGCAGCTCGTGGGGCTGTACCGCGGCGCGGACGTGATGCTCGTCACGCCGGTGCGGGACGGCATGAACCTGGTGGCCAAGGAGTTCTGCGCGGCGCGGCCGGATGACGACGGCGTGCTGGTGCTCAGCGAGTTCGCGGGCGCCGCCGCCGAGCTGGGGGGCGCGCTCGTCGTCAACCCCTACGACGTGGACGCCATGGCGGACGCCATCGAGAAGGCGCTGGGGATGGCGGAGGAGGAGCGCCAGACGCGCATGCGCTCGATGCGAAAGCAGGTGAAGTCGCGGGACGTGCACTGGTGGACGTCCTCCTTCCTGGAGCGGCTCCAGGCCCTGCCGCCGGTGTCCGTGCGCGCCGAGGCGGGCGCCACCGAGGCGCTGGCGCAGATGAAGCAGTCGGAGCGGCTGCAGCTCCTGCTCGACTATGACGGGACGCTGGTGGGCTACGCGCCCCGGCCGGAGCTGGCCGCGCCGGACGCGGCGCTGAAGGCGTTGCTGGAGAAGCTGGTGGCCCGGCCCGGCGTCTCGGTGAGCATCGTCAGCGGCCGGCCCAAGGAGACGCTGGAGGAGTGGCTGGGGGATTTGCCCATGGGCCTGTACGCGGAGCACGGCCTGTGGTCCCGCCCCGCGCAGGGCGAGCCGTGGCGGATGCTGGAGGGCGTGACGTTCGACTGGAAGGAGCGCGTGCGCCCCGAGCTGGAGGCCTTCTCCGCGCGCGTGCCGGGCTCCTTCGTGGAGGAGAAGACGGCCTCGCTGGCCTGGCACTACCGGCTGGTGGACGCGGAGTTCGGCGCCCTGCAGTCCCGCGAGCTGCGGCTCTACCTGGCGGAGAAGTTCGCCGGGCAGTCCATGGACATCCTCTCCGGGGACAAGGTGGTGGAGATTCGTCCCCAGGGCGTGCACAAGGGCCGCGTGGTGGGCGAGGCGACGAAGGGCGCGGCGCCGGGGACGCGGGTGGTGGCCGTGGGCGACGACCGCACGGACGAGGACCTCTTCGCGTCCATTCCGCCCGGCGGGCTCACCATCCACGCGGGCAACAAGCCCTCGCGCGCGGCCTTCCGCGTGAAGGGGCCGGCCGAGGTCCGGGCGCTGCTGGCCGGACTGCTCGAGCCGTGAGCGCCGTGGCCTGACGCGCCCGCCGTGGAAGCGGCGGGCGCGGGCCTCGCGGCGCGGCGTTACGGCGTGGTGGAGGACGCGGTGCGGTTCTCCGCGTTCTGGATGAGCACGCGGCGGCCGAAGGCGCGGTCCACGCGGCCGAGGAACTCGCGGAACGCGGGGTAGTCATCCGCGGACACGCGCGCGGTGGTGAGGGCCACCTCGCCCTCGGCCACCAGCTTGCCGCCCTCCAGGCGGTAGCTCAGCTTGATGTGGCCGAACTTCGTCGTCTCCTCCACCGCCTGGGGCAGCTCCGCCACCGTCCAGCCGGCGGGCAGCGTGTAGCGCAGCAGGAAGCCGTTGGTCCACGGGCTGGACATCACCAGGTCGAAGCGGCGCTGGGCCAGCGAGGCGTAGGCCTGCTGGTAGGTGCGGCCGGTGCCGAAGGGCAGGAAGCGCATGCCGCCAGGCAGCACCTCCGAGTAGCGCGGGATGCTCATCCTGAAGTCCAGCGCCACGTTGTCATCCAGGCGGGTGGTGTCGCTCAGCTTCACCTCGTGCACGGTGAGGCCGGGGAAGCTCTGCGCCCAGGCGCGCTCGAAGGTGGACTTGCGCGTGGCCTCCGGCCGGTAGGCGCGGCGATAGTCGGGCGCGTGCTGCCCGCCCACGGTGCTGGCGCCGGTGATTTCGGCGCCGCCGTCCGCGCGGAGCGTCACGTCCAGCGACATGCGCGTGGCGTTGTCCGCCGCCTTCGCCTCCGGCGTGGTGAGGAAGGTGCTCTTGCCGTTGGGCTCCACCACCAGCACGTTGGCCACCCGGTCCGCGCTGGGCAGCTCGTTGGCGCCGTGGAACTCCGCGGTGCCGTCCAGGTACAGGTCGAACTTGGGCACGTAGGCGATGGCGTGGTTGAAGGCCGCCAGGCTCGCCACCTCCTCGCCAATGGAGCCCAGGTTGCGCATGCGCAGCAGCACCAGCCGGCTCTCCACGCCCGCCACCTGGAGCATGGCGTGGATGAGGCTCGCCTTGTCCTTGCAGTCGCCGAAGCGGCGCGCCAGCACGCGGTCCACGCGGTAGGGCTTGAAGCCGTGGATGCCGAACTCCAGCGCCACGTAGCGCGTGTTCGTCACCACGAAGTTGTAGATGGCGCGCACCACCGCCAGCTCATTCTTGCGGTCCACGCCCTGGAGGACCTGGTCCACCGTCTGCCGCAGCTCCGCGTTGGGCTGGAGCTGGTCCCTCACCAGGCCCCACCAGTAGCGGCCCACCTGGTCCCACGTCTGGTACGTGGAGACGTGGAGGTTCTGCGCCACCTCCGCCCAGCCGGGCATGCCGGGCTCCGGCACCACCTTGGCGACGTGCTTCGCGTTCCAGCGGTACAGCACGCGGCCGCCGTCCAGCGACTCCTGCGCGCTCTCCAGGCCGGTCAGCTTGCCCTTGTTCCAGTACAGGGGCCGCGCCTGCGGCATGTCCACCAGGTACTGGAAGCGCACCTTCGGGTAGACGCCCTGCACGCTCTCCACGTCACCCCAGTAGTCCGACAGGAGGTTGTCCTGCGCGGTGTCGTCCAGGCGGTACGTCAGCTCCAGCGTGTCGCCCGCCGCCAGCGAGGGGAAGGAGAGAATCTTGGCGCGGGCGTCGTAGTACATGCCCGTCCACGGCTCGTTGATGTTGCGGTCGTTCTCACCGTAGCTCTCCACCACGGAGCCATCCGCCTTGATGACGCGGGCGCGCAGCACGCGCACCTCCTGGCGGTCCGGTGAGTAGGTGACGGGCACGGTGCGGAACGCGTCCACGCCGCGCGCGTTGTAGACCTTGACCACCCGCTGGTGCAGGCGGCTGGACAGGCCGCTCTGCTGGACGCGCACGTAGGTGTTGTCCACCAGGTAGAGGGCGTCCTCGTGGACGTAGGCCTCCGCCTCCTTGGCCAGCGGCTGGGCGTCCACCAGGTACTGCATGCCGGTGGCGGTGCTCTCGCCCTTGAGGGCGCGCAGGGCTTCCTTCAGGCCCGGGTTCTGCGGGCGCAGCACGAGCGAGCGCTCGAAGGAGGCCAGCGCCGGCTCACGGCGGCCGGCGGCCAGCAGGGCGCGGCCCTCGCGCTCGTAGACCTCCGGCTCGTCCGGGGACAGCTCGCGGGCCTCGGCGAAGAGGGCGACGGCCTCCTCCACCGCGCCGTTGCTGGCCTTCAGCTCCGCCAGCCGCACGCGCGAGCCGTTGTCGAAGGGATTGAGCTTCACGAGCTGGGCGTACTCGCGCTGGGCGGAGTCCACCTGCCCGGCCTCCGCCAGCATCGTGGCCAGCATGTGGCGCGTGCTGGTGTCGTCGAAGCGCAGCGCCAGCACCACGCGCATCCGGTCCATGGCCTCGCGGCTGCGGTCGAGGTGACGGGAGACCTGCGCCGCGGCGCGCACCGCGCGAGGCGCACGGGGCTGCAGGCGGAACGTCTCCTCCACCAGCGCATGGGCCCTGGGGCGCTCGCCCAGCGCCTCGTGCGCGCGCGCCAGCACCAGCCGCGCGTTGACGTCATCCGGCCGCTTCTCCAGCACGGGGGCCACCAGCGGCTGCACGCGCTCGGGGTGGCCGCCGTCCAGCTCGTGCTCGGCCAGGGCCACGCGGGCCTCCGGCATGGCGGGGTCGGCGGCGAGCGCGGCCTCCAGGAAGCGGCGCCGCTCGTTCATGTCATCCCGCTGCGTCTGGGCGGCGAGGAGCTGGAGGCTGGCGTCCTTGGGCGCGCGCTCCGCGGCGAGCGCGGCCTCCGCGCTGGCGGTGTGCTCGCGCGCGTCGTAGGCGCGGAAGAAGTTCAGGACCCGGGCGTAGTCACCGCGCAGCGCGGCGTCATCCGGGTGCTTCTCCACCAGGGCGCGCAGGGCGGAGGTGAGGGTGGGCAGCGGCTGGGGCTGCGGCGCGGCGCCGCGCTCCAGGGCGGGCGCCTTCGCCGGCAGCGTGGCGCGCACGGTGGGTGACTCCTGGCGCAGGTAGAAGCCCAGCGGGCCGGCCTCCTGGCACACCTTCACCAGCACGCGGTTGAGGCCCTTGCGCAGCCTCACGGACACGCGGGACTGGTCCGGGCGCGGCAGGTTGTAGCGGTCCTCCTTCGCGGCGAGCTGCCCGTTCACCCACAGGCGGAACGCGCCGGAGGTGCCCACGCCCAGCGACACGCGCGACTCCTGGGGGGCCTCCAGCCAGGTGACGGCGTAGGCCACGGCCTCGCGGTTGGGGCGGATGGCGGCGGCAAGGTCGATGTAGCCGTCCGCGGTGTTCGCCGTCAGCTTGCGCCAGGTGGCGTTGCCTCCCTTGGCCGCGGGGTAGGTGGCGGACAGGTCCAACTGGGCGGCCTCGGGGCCGAAGTCGGTGTCACACCCGGCCTTGCCCTCGTTCTCGAAGCCTCCGGTGACGTAGTAGTCGCCCACGTAGCCCAGCCACTGCTTCACCTCGTTGGCGCGCACCAGCCGGCCCCGGGCGCGCTCGGTGTCCAGCAGCAGCATCTGCGCGGTGGCGCGGGCGTTCGGGTCCGAGCTGCGCCGGGAGGCCACGTAGGCGTAGGTGCTCAAGAGGGGCGTCAGGTCCTCCACCTCGTCCACCAGCGCGTGCATCCGCAGCAGGCTGGCGGCGCTTCGGGGGGAGGAGGCCTGCTTCATCGCCTCGGCCGCGTGGGCGCGGGCAATCGCATCCGCGGCCGGCTTCGCCTGCGCCCACAGCGGGCAGGTGAGCACGAAGACTGCGGCCAGCAATGTGAAGCGGGACATCCGTTCTCCTGGGTGGGCGGCTACGGTGAGGGGCGCCAGCCCCGGGCAGGGGGCGTCGACGCGGATGAACAGGCGAACCCTTCAGAGGCTTCCCCTGCATGGGAATGTACGATGAAGGTCGGGGTGGGGACAGGTGCGCACTACTCCGGACCAGGGAGGATGACGCCGCAGTGTTCGGCGAGCGCGCGCCGCAGCGCGGCCTCGTCCGCGAGGGGCTGCTCGGTCCGGGCGCCGCCGCGGGTGAGGACGAGCGTGCCTTCCTTGATGG
Proteins encoded in this window:
- a CDS encoding bifunctional alpha,alpha-trehalose-phosphate synthase (UDP-forming)/trehalose-phosphatase, with product MSRLLLVSNRLPVTVKVEKDTVSVVRSAGGLATGLRRPHERSGGLWIGWPGDVSRLTENQRARVDAQLAEQRCVPLTLTASEVSRYYEGYSNRVLWPLCHYMLERIPRQDRDWEVYRKVNERFADLVAKHYQPGDTIWVHDYQLMLVPGMLRQRLPGARIGYFHHIPFPSSEIFSTLPRRHELLKGLLGADLIGFHTVSYVRHFSGALLRHLGLDTDIDRVIWEGRDVRVGAFPMGIDAQSFESLASEPGMLDEVANLRRSAEGQRILLGIDRLDYTKGIPRRLLAVQRVLERTPAWRGRLRFIQVAVPSRTSVEAYANYRELVDELVGRINGTYGTVHNVPVHYLYRSFNERQLVGLYRGADVMLVTPVRDGMNLVAKEFCAARPDDDGVLVLSEFAGAAAELGGALVVNPYDVDAMADAIEKALGMAEEERQTRMRSMRKQVKSRDVHWWTSSFLERLQALPPVSVRAEAGATEALAQMKQSERLQLLLDYDGTLVGYAPRPELAAPDAALKALLEKLVARPGVSVSIVSGRPKETLEEWLGDLPMGLYAEHGLWSRPAQGEPWRMLEGVTFDWKERVRPELEAFSARVPGSFVEEKTASLAWHYRLVDAEFGALQSRELRLYLAEKFAGQSMDILSGDKVVEIRPQGVHKGRVVGEATKGAAPGTRVVAVGDDRTDEDLFASIPPGGLTIHAGNKPSRAAFRVKGPAEVRALLAGLLEP
- a CDS encoding DUF3857 domain-containing protein is translated as MSRFTLLAAVFVLTCPLWAQAKPAADAIARAHAAEAMKQASSPRSAASLLRMHALVDEVEDLTPLLSTYAYVASRRSSDPNARATAQMLLLDTERARGRLVRANEVKQWLGYVGDYYVTGGFENEGKAGCDTDFGPEAAQLDLSATYPAAKGGNATWRKLTANTADGYIDLAAAIRPNREAVAYAVTWLEAPQESRVSLGVGTSGAFRLWVNGQLAAKEDRYNLPRPDQSRVSVRLRKGLNRVLVKVCQEAGPLGFYLRQESPTVRATLPAKAPALERGAAPQPQPLPTLTSALRALVEKHPDDAALRGDYARVLNFFRAYDAREHTASAEAALAAERAPKDASLQLLAAQTQRDDMNERRRFLEAALAADPAMPEARVALAEHELDGGHPERVQPLVAPVLEKRPDDVNARLVLARAHEALGERPRAHALVEETFRLQPRAPRAVRAAAQVSRHLDRSREAMDRMRVVLALRFDDTSTRHMLATMLAEAGQVDSAQREYAQLVKLNPFDNGSRVRLAELKASNGAVEEAVALFAEARELSPDEPEVYEREGRALLAAGRREPALASFERSLVLRPQNPGLKEALRALKGESTATGMQYLVDAQPLAKEAEAYVHEDALYLVDNTYVRVQQSGLSSRLHQRVVKVYNARGVDAFRTVPVTYSPDRQEVRVLRARVIKADGSVVESYGENDRNINEPWTGMYYDARAKILSFPSLAAGDTLELTYRLDDTAQDNLLSDYWGDVESVQGVYPKVRFQYLVDMPQARPLYWNKGKLTGLESAQESLDGGRVLYRWNAKHVAKVVPEPGMPGWAEVAQNLHVSTYQTWDQVGRYWWGLVRDQLQPNAELRQTVDQVLQGVDRKNELAVVRAIYNFVVTNTRYVALEFGIHGFKPYRVDRVLARRFGDCKDKASLIHAMLQVAGVESRLVLLRMRNLGSIGEEVASLAAFNHAIAYVPKFDLYLDGTAEFHGANELPSADRVANVLVVEPNGKSTFLTTPEAKAADNATRMSLDVTLRADGGAEITGASTVGGQHAPDYRRAYRPEATRKSTFERAWAQSFPGLTVHEVKLSDTTRLDDNVALDFRMSIPRYSEVLPGGMRFLPFGTGRTYQQAYASLAQRRFDLVMSSPWTNGFLLRYTLPAGWTVAELPQAVEETTKFGHIKLSYRLEGGKLVAEGEVALTTARVSADDYPAFREFLGRVDRAFGRRVLIQNAENRTASSTTP